Sequence from the Actinomyces slackii genome:
CGTCGAGGGCCTGGGCCAGGGGGCGGTCCTGGAGGCAGGCGGTGTAGGCGCCGTAGTTCAGTGTCTTCAGTGTCATGGTGGTGCGCTCCTTCGCAGGTTGATGTGGTGAGTTGATGGGGGTGGCTGGGGCGGGTCAGGCGGGCGGTCAGATGGGCAGGTCGGTCAGGTCCACCTCGGCCCCGCCGCTTGCGGCCGAGCGGGCGACGGCGTCGGCGATGAGCATCTCGCGGTAGCCGTCGGCGAAGGTGGCGCAGGGCGGCAGGGCGCCCTCGGTGACGCCGGCGACCTGCTGGAGGAAGGCGTGGGCCTGGTAGGTGAACTGCTCGATCTGGCTCAGGCCCACCCCGGCCACGGCCATGGAGGACCCGCGCGCGTAGTAGGGGAAGTCCGGGCCCACCAGGACCCTGCGCGCTCCGCCCAGGCCTGCGGGGGAGGCGACGTCGTCGATCTTGATCTCCCCGCAGCGGGCCAGGTCCCAGGAGGCCCGGCCCTTGGACCCCAGGACGTCGACCATGAGGGAGTTGGGCAGGCCCCAGGCCACGCGGGAGCAGGAGAAGGTGCCCACGGCGCCGCTGGCGAAGCGCGCGGTGAAGGTGGCGACGTCGTCGTTCTCCACCTCCTCGTAGACGGCGTCGGCGGTGTCCAGGGCGGTGCCGCGAGTGACGTGGCCCTTGGCGACGGGGCGCTCCTTGATCGAGGTCATCATGGCGGCGCCGGACACGGAGACCAGGGGGCCGCAGATGGTCTCGGCGGTGTCGATGAGGTGGGAGCCGACGTCGCCCAGCGCCCCTGAGCCCATGGGGCCCTTGTAGCGCCAGGCCATGGGGGTCTGGGGGTCGGCGCCGTAATCACACCAGTAGCGGGCGTCGAAGTGGTTGACCTCGCCGAGGTGGCCGGTGGAGACGAGCTCGGCGAGCTTGGCGACGGAGGCGTTGCGTCGGAAGGTGAAGCCGGTGGCGGTCACGACCCCGGCCTGCTTCTCCGCCTCGGCCATGGCCCTGGCGCTCTCCAGGGTGTCCGCCAGGGGCTTCTCGCACAGGACGTGCTTGCCGGCCTTGATGAGGGCCTCGGCGATCTCGCGGTGCAGGGCGTTGCCCACGACGATGGAGACGATGTCAATGCTGGGGTCATCGGCGATGTCGCGCCAGTCGGTCACGGCCTTCTCATAGCCGTAGCGCTCGGCGGCGTCGGTGGCGAAGGGCTCGTAGGCGTCGGCGATGGCGGCCAGGCGGACCGGGGGCAGGCCCAGGTCGTAGACGGTGCCGACCTGGCGCCAGGCGTTGGCGTGGGTGGTGCCGGCCATCCCGGCGCCGATGACGGCGACTGACAAGGGGGTTGCGGTGGAGGTGCTCATGAGTGTCCTTCTGTCCTCGGTGACGGATGGGGGGTTGTGTCTCATAGCGATTCACGCGCGTGAATTCGTGATGCCAGTATTGTGGGGCGGCGAGTTGGATGTCAATACCCCAGGTGGTCTCCGCCCCAGCGCGGGGGGGGCGGCGTCGCGCCAGGGCGTCAGCCGCTGGGCCGAACGGCAGGGCCGAACCGTCGGGCCGAACGGCAGGGCCGAACCGCCTGGCCAAGCCGCCGAGGTAGACGTTTTCCGCCGAGGTCGACGGTGAATGCGTCTACCTCGGCGGAAAACGTCTACCTCGGTGCGGGGGTTGGCGGGGTGGCTGGCGCAGTGAGCGGCTCGCGGCCCAGGGAGGAGGAGCGCACGACGAGCTCGGGGGGCAGGACCACGGTGCGGGCAGGCGCATCCGGGGCCGCGGGGCCGCCGATGCCGGCGCGCTCGCACAGGAGCTCGATGGCGCGACCTGCCATGATCTCCTCGGGCTGGTTGACGCTGGTCAGGGAGAACTCCTCACGCTGGGCAAGGTAGGTGTTGTCATAGGAGACCAGGGCGACCCTGCTCCTGGTCTGACGCTCGGCCTCGCGCAGGACCGGCACGGCGTCGATGGCGAAGACGTCGTTGTGGATGACCAGGCCCAGGGGCTCGGGGCGGACCTGAAGCATCTGGCGCACCGCCGGCCCGGCATCCTCCCCGCAACCCTGGACCACCACCGGGACCCCGGCCTCGGTGCCGGCGCGGCGGAGCGCCACCTCCCGATCGTGGCGCGAGGCCTGGTCGGTCACCCGCGGACTGACATAGCCGATGGTCTGGGCCCCCTGCTCCTGCAGGTGGCGCACGACGAGGCCGGCGGCGGCCTCCTCATCGACATGGACGGCGTCCACCCGTCCCCCGGGGCTGCGCCGGCCCACCAGGCACACGGGCGTCTCCTCGGCAATGGCGAGCAGGTCGTCGTCGATCAGCCAGGGGGAGACCAGGATGATGCCGGCCACGCGCACGCCCAGGAGGGACTCGATCGCCTGGTGGAGCACCTCGGGCTGCTCGGCCCCCACCGTCACGAAGAGCGTGAGACCGCGGGCCGCGGCCGCCTCCCCCAAGCAGCGGGCGAGGCGCTCGAAGAAGGCGTTGCGCAGATTGGGCAGGACCAGGCCGATGATGGTCGAGCTCTGGCGCGCCAGGGATGAGGCGGCCACGTTGACCCGATAGCCGAGCTCGGCGGCGACCTGCTGGATGCGCTCGCGGGTCTGGCGGGCGACCTTGGGCGATCCGCTGAGTGCGAGGGAGACCAGCGAGCGCGAGACCCCGGCTGCGCGCGCGACGTCGCTCTGCGTGGCGGCATGCGTGCCCATATCGTTCCTGACGTGCGGTGATTGAGGACGGTGTGGGGCATTCTACTTGTGTCGCGAAGGCCTCAGGCCGCGCGCCGCCGTCCGGGCACGCGGTCGTCCGGGCCACACCGCCGAGGTCGACATTTTCCGCCGAGGTCGACGGCGAATGCGTCGACCTCGGCGGAAAATGTCTACCTCGGCGAGCTCAGGAGGGTGGGCTCGGCGGGTCCGACGGCGATCCCGCCAGTCCCGATGCCGATCCGGTGGCTCACGCGTAGCGCTGCTGGAACTCCTCCTCCAGCTCCTCCAGTGAGGAGTACTTGGTCTCGGGGACCCTGCGGATCATGTAGATCACCGCCACGACGTTGATGATGGAGAAGATGAGGTAGGTGGCCACCGGCCCCAGCTTGTCCATCATGATGGGGAAGAGGAAGGTGATGATGGCATTGACCACCCACAGGCACAGGACCGCGAAGCCCATGGCGGCCCCACGCATGCGTGCGGGGAAGAGCTCGGACATGATGACCCAGGTCCCCGGAGCATTGCCGCCCTGCATGAAGAGCATGTAGACGATGATGACCACGACCACGAGATAGGGGATCAGTGCTGGCATCGTGCTCAGCACATTGCCGGCCTCATCGAGATGCGGGTTGATGCCGAACAGGAAGAGCGCCGTCATCACCCACAGCATGACCGTCAGCCCCACGGTCCCGCCGATGAGCACTGCTCGGCGGGAGAATCTCAGGAGGAGCCACAGGCCCAGGGATGATCCGATCACTGAGGCCACACCGGTCAACACGGTCAGAGTGATCGCCGCCTCGGTGCCGAATCCGGCGTTCTGCAGGATCTTGGGGGCGTAGTACATCATGGTGTTCACGCCGGTGGTCTGGTTGAACACGCCCACCAAGACCCCGATGATGAGCACCCGGCGCGTCCAGCGCGTGGAGAAGCAGCGTGCCAGGGTCCACTGCTCCTGCGTGGCCTCGCGGCGGTTGACCTCGATCATCTCATCGATCTCGCCGGCGATGTCATCGTCCTCCTTGCGCACGCGCTTGAGGTCGGCGATGGCTTTGGCGTAGTGGTAGTTGGCGGCGTGCCAGCGGGAGGATTCCGGCATCATGCGCATGCCCAGCCACAGGGCGATGGCTGGAATGGAGCAGATGACCAGCATGTAGCGCCAGGTCTCGCCATTGCCGCCGTCGACGGTCACGTAGTCGGACACGGCTTTGAGCGCGTCCCAGGAGTAGGTCTGGCCGACCTCGACCACGGTTGCCTGACCGTCGACGGTGATGGTCTGCTGCCCCTCGACTGCGGTGACCGTGGCCTCGGGGCCGCCGCTGAGTCGGGCGATGCCGGCGTTCATGGCGAAGGCCAGGAACTGCCCGGTGACGATCATGAGCTGGTCGATGCCCACCAGGGTGCCGCGGATGGACTTGGGCGCGGTCTCGGCGAGATAGACCGGCACGGTCGCCGAGGCCCCGCCCACGGCCAGGCCCAGGATGAAGCGCGCGATGTAGAGCACCCAGATGTTGGGGGAGAAGGTGCAGCCCATGGCGCCGATGAAGAACACGACGGCGAGAAGGAGGATGTTGTGCCGGCGCCCGTACTGGTCCGACAGGCGTCCCCCGAAAAAGGCCCCCAGGGCGCAGCCGCCCAGAAGGGTGGCACCGACCAGGCCCTCCTCGGTGGAGTTCAGGTGCATGCCCCCGGCGCCGTGCGGCAGGTACATGTAGGGCAGCGCGCCGGAGATGACGCCTGTGTCGTAGCCGAAGAGCAGGGAGCCCAGCGTGGCGATGAGGGCGACGAAGCCGACGGAGCGGCGCTTGCCCGACGGCGGGGTCTTCTCAACCAGGTCTTCGATCTCCGCTCGGGTGAGGTCGGTGGGTGGTGCTGTCATGAGAGGGATCCTTCTGTGCGTGCCCGTCTGCTGCGACGAGCGGGTGGTGGGCACGTCCGTGTGCTCCAGACACAAGTTCACGCGCGTGAATTGATGTTGTCAATACCCTCTCGTGCTTCGGTCCATCAATGCAGGCGTGCGCGTCCGGATGGCGGTCTTGACTCTCGGCCTTGTGAGCGGGCTTGGCATGCGGCGCCCCTCCCTCCCTGGAGAGAGGCGCCACCGCGGATTCGAGGGGCACTGCCCGGTGGCCCACTCCTGCCAGTCCCGCCTGGGAGGGGCACCGCCGCGGGTCCGGAGGCGCTGCCACTCCGGTCTGCCCGGTGGCGCCTGTCGTGCTATCGGTGCGATGCGCGGATGCGCGCGACCCGCCGGTTCATGAGGTGCCGTACGAGGTGCTGGTAGACCCAGCTCTGGATGCCGCTGAGGTTGATGCCATGGCGGGCGTAGAAGTCGTCGGGTGAGTCGAAGGTTCCGAAGTCGCGGTTGATGCCGGTCTGCTGAATGGCGGTGTCGGTGCCGCACCAGTTCACGGGCGGGTCGGCGAGGCTGTCGGTGCCCACCGCGAAGCCCAGGAACTCGCCCGTCACTCCCGTCAGGCGACGCACTCCGTCGAGATAGGCCGGATCGCAGATCACGCCTTCAAGACCCGTCCAGCGCTCACCGATGCGCACCTCGGCCCAGGTGTGCACGATGCTGTCGGGGGCCAGCCGATAGGCGAGACCGGTGACGACGCCCCGCTGGAGGCTCTTGTGGATGGTGGCGCCATGCAGCCGGCACGGCACGCCCGCCGCTCTCAGTAGCGCCATGAGCAGGATCGTCTTGGTGTTGCATTGCCCATAGCCGTCGGCGAGCACGCGAGACGCGGGCAGGTCGTCCCGTGCGTTGTACCCGAAGGGCAGCTCGCGGACGAAGTCGTAGACTGCGCCGATCCGCTCGGAGACGGCGAGCTCTCGCCAGCGGCGCTCGCGCACCAGCGGCTCGACGGCGGGCAGGTCGAGCAGGCGGGTCTCACGCAGGTGGGGGTCCATGCGTTGAGGCTAGGAGCACCCGGGGGACGCGGTCTTGAACGTTCCGGCTGACCTCATGGCCAGTTGTCGACACTCGTGGTCATGCGCAGCAACTGCGACGGCGGCAGTCCGACGTTGCGGCGAAAGACCCGGGACAGGTGAGCCCCGTCGCTGAAACCGCTGTGGGCGGCGGCGTCGGCAAGGCCCGCGCCACGCGCTATGGCCTCCACGGCGGTGCGCAGCCGTACCCACAGTGCGTAGCGCCGAAACGGTATACCCACCTCTGCGGTGAACCGGTGAGTCAGGCGCGACGGCGACAGGTGCGCGGCCCGAGCCGCGCGACTGAGGGAGGCAAGGGAGGCGTCGGGGCCGCTGGCGTGCTCGTCGAGATGGCGCAGCGCGGCGTCCACGGCAGGCGAAAGGTCGACGGGCTTGGCCCGCCCGATGATCGCCTCCACCACATCGGCTGGAGTCCCCGAGACCGGCACATCCGCAGGCGCCGTCGGCAGCCCGCCGACCCGTCGACCGCGGGGGCCATACGGCTCCACAAGCAGCAGCGTCAACTCACCCTGACAGCTGAGTCGGTGCCTTTGCCCGCTGGGCACCATCAGGGTCTCTCCGACGGGGACCTCGGTGAGACCGTCGCTCGTCTCCACTTCGCACGGCCCGCCGCTGGCCACGATGACCTGGATGGCCAGGTGCTGGTGCCAGTGCGCAACGCCTCCGGGCCCGCGATAGACGACGGCGCCGGGCAGCAGATCCAGTCCTCCGCTCCACGGCTCCGGTCGTCCCATGCACCGACCCTACCGAGGTAGACGTTTTCCGCCGAGGTAGACGTCGAGTGCGTCTACCTCGGCGGAAAACGTCTACCTCGGCGGCAGGGGGGCGGCGGGGCCGGCGGGGCCGCCGGGGGTCAGGAGGCGAACAGCGTGTCCTCCAGGTAGTTGCGCGCGATGCGGGCGTAGGTCAGGGGGTTGGCGATGGCCGGGTCCTGCTCGGCCTCGACCAGGATCCAGTCGCGGTAGCCGTGGTCCACCAGGAAGCGGTAGGGCTCGGTGAAGTCGATGGTGCCGTCCCCGGGGACGGTGAACATGCCCGCGAGGAAGGAGTCCAGGAAGGAGCGCTGGGCCTGGCGCGACTCCTCCATCTTCTCGGGGCGCACATCCTTGAAGTGGACGTGCTTGATCCTCTCGATGGTGGCGCGCAGCAGACCCATGACATCGCCGTCGCCCACGAAGGCATGGCCGGTGTCGAAGAGCAGGGAGACCAGGGCGGGGTCGGTCGCCTCCATGAGGCGGATCGTCTCCTCCTTGGTCTGGACCACCGTGCCCAGGTGGTGGTGGTAGACCAGCTCCAGGCCGTGGGACTGGGCGATCTCCCCCAGGCGGTTGAGGCCCTCGGCCAGGACGGGCCACTCCTCATCGCTCAGCACGGGCTTGTTCTCGAAGATGCACACATCGCGCTTGCCCTGGACCGAGCCGGTCTGCTCCGAGACCACCACGCGGGTCGCGCCCAGGAACTGCAGGTACTCGCAGGTCGCCGTGAAGTCGGGGACGACGGCGTCGATCCCGTCGCGCACGATGAAGGAGGAGAACCACTGGGCCACGATCCGGATCCCGCGAGCATCCGCGGCCGCCTTGACCTCCTCCTTGGGCGGGAAGAAGCCGGCGCACTCGGTGCCGGCGTAGCCGGTGTCGGCCAGGTCCAGGAGCATGTCCTCCAGGGTGTTCCAGGCGCCCACCTCCGGGATGTCATCGTTGCGCCAGCTGATGGGGTGCATGCCCCAGGAGATCCCGTTGGGGTCCTTGATGGCGGTGGCGGGATCGAGGGTGAAGGACATCGTTGCTCCTTGTGGTGGAAGGGGCGGACTCGGTCGAGTCCGCGGTTGTCTCGGGCGGTCGGATTGCTGAGCGGGGACTGGCAGGCGGTGCGCGCGCTCCGGTCGTCCTCGACGGCGTCCTGCGCTCCAGTGCCGCAGAGTCGACGCTAGCAGTCCTGAATTGTCATGACAAGGGACATGTGTCTGGGGCTGATCTCTGGAGGGGCCCAGGGGCACCCGCTCGGCGCCCGGGCGGCTCGCGGCCCGGTGGTCCGCAGCGCGCCGATGGCACGAGCGCGGGGGCGACGGCGCGCAGGCGAGCCGGCTGAAGCCCTCCCCGGCGCCTGCGCGCCGGACCGGTCGGGCCCCGTGGGCTCAGGCGTCGAAGGTGGTGCGCCCCTGGACGCGGGGAACGTCATGCCACTGCCCGTCCGCGGCCGAGGCGACAGCGGCCTCATCGACCTCCGCGGCGCACCAGGCATCGGCGGCGGAGGGGGCGAGCTGCTCGCCGTTGAGCACCGAGCGCAGGAACTGGGCGGCCTCAACGCACTTCATGTCGTCAAAGCCCATGGAGGTGCCGATGGCGGGCTGGAAGCGCTGCCACTGGCCCCACTGCGGCCCCGCCATGGCGCGGGTGTAGCCGTGGATGGCTCCGCCGTCGGCCACCGGGCAGATCTCCAGCTCGTTGAGCCGCTCGAAGTTCCACCGCGCCGAGCCGGAGGTCCCGTAGACCTCGATGACGTACTCGGCGCGCGGCCCCACGCTCACACGGGAGGACTCCATCGTGCCCACGGCCCCGCCCTCGAAGCGCACGAGCATGGCCACGTAGTCCTCGTTCTCCACCGGCCCCGTCTCCTCGCCGATCTCGAAGCCGGAGTGGCCGAATCCCACCTTGGTGGGGATGGGGCGCTGGGTGATGAAGGTGTCCGTCATCGCGCTGACCGAGGCGATGCGCCCCACCACGTACTGGGCCAGATCGGCGCCGTGGCTCATGAGATCGGAGATGACGCCCGCCCCGGCCTTCTCCCGCGAGGCCCTCCAGGTCAGGGGGCTGTGCGGTGAGGAGTTGTAGTCGGCGATGAGCCAGACGCGCACATTCGTGATCCGGCCCAGCGCGCCGTCGCGCACGAGTTCGCGCAGGTACTCGATGGCCGGGGTGTGGCGGTAGTTGAAGCCGACGGCGGTGGCCAGCCCAGCCGCCTCGGCCGCCTGGGCGACCCGCCGGGACTGGGCGGCGCTGGTGCCCATGGGCTTCTCGATCCAGAAGGGCTTGCCGGCCTCGATGGCCGCCAGGGCGATCTCCTCGTGCAGGAAGTTGGGGGCGCAGATGGAGACGACCTCCACCTCGGGATCGGCCAGGAGCTCGTGGTAGTCGGCGTAGGCGCGCTCGAAGCCGAGCTCGTGGAGCGCCGCGTCACGGATCTCATCGACCGGATCCGCGGCGGCCACCAGGCGCGGGGTCACGCCCAGCTCGGGGAAGCGCTCGCGAACGGCCTTGTAGCTGCGGGTGTGGAGGCGGCCCATCCAGCCCAGGGAGACAACCCCGACACCCAGCGACTTCCGTCCATCCTGCTCAGTCATGTCCGGTCCTTTCCGACGGCGATGTCGGGTGCTCTGGTGGCCGACGACGGTGTGAGAACACCTGCCAGCCCTGCTGATCCTCACCGTAACAGGACTCGTATGTCAGGACAAGGGTGAGTGTGGGCGGTGGTCGCGATGGCCTCTGGGGGCGGCCGGGCCCTGCCGGCGCGGCCGCCGGGGCGGGGCGGCACGGTAGGATCTGGGCTCATCGGGAGAATTGCCGATGACTGCCCGGGCGAGGAGAGGATATTCATGGCGCGAGGGCGCGATGGCCGCGTGACGATTGCGACGGTCGCGGCCCGCACGGGCCGCTCCATCTCCACGGTCTCGGCGGCCCTCAACGGCCAGGCCGGGGTGGCGGCCTCCACCCGCGCCCAGATCCTCCAGGCGGCCCAGGAGCTCGGCTACAGCGCGGACCCGCGCGCCCGCATGCTGCGCCAGCGCCATACCGGGCTCATCGGCGCCAGCTTCGCCGTCGACCAGGCCTTCCAGGGGCTCATCGTCGACGGGCTCTACCGCGCCTCCTCGGAGCTCGGTCACTCCCTGGTGCTGGCCGCCTCCACCCCGCACCGCGGCGTCGCCCAGGGCCTGGAGGGCCTGCTCTCCGAGCGCTGCGAGGGGCTCGTCCTCATCGACCCCGATGCCTCCGACCCCGTCCTGACCGCTGCGGCGCGGCGCGCCCAGACGGTGCTCATCTGCCGCGACACCTCCTTGGAGGATGTTGACGAGGTCAACTCGCGCGACGACGTCGGCGTCACCGCCCTGGTGGACCACCTGGTGATGACCGGTCGGCGCGCCATCGTCCATGTCGACGGCGCCAGGCAGACCTCGGCCGCGCCCCGGGTCCGCATCTACTCCCGGGCCATGACCGAGCACGGCCTGGGCGACCAGGTCCGCGTCCTGCCCGGCGGGGCCGACGAGGAGTCGGGGGCGCGGGCCGTGTGCGCCCTGATGGAGGGGGAGGGCCCGCTGCCCGAGGCGCTGCTGTGCTTCAACGATCACTGCGCCGTCGGGGCCCTCATGGAGCTTCGCCGTCGGGGGGTCAGGGTGCCTCAGGAGGTCGCCGTCACCGGCTATGACGGGATCCCGCTGACCGGCGCCTCCTCCTTCAGCCTGACCACGGTGCGCCAGGAGGCCGGGGTGCTGGCGGAGGTCGCCGTGCGGGCCCTGCTGGCGCGCACGCATCCTGAGCGAGCGGGGCAGATGCCCGCGGGCGTGGTGCGCCGGGAGCGCGAGCTGGGGGGTTCGACCTACTCGGTCATGCCCAGTCTTCTCATCCGGGACACGACGGCGCCCCGGCACGCTTGACGCCGAGGTAGACATTTTCCGCCGAGATCGACGGTGAATGCGTCTATCTCGGCGGAAAATGTCTACCTCGGCGTCAGTGCCAGCTCAGCTCAGGCGCACGGGCTGGCCGGTTGTGGCGGACTCGGTGGCCGCCTCGGCCAGGCGCAGGGCCTCGACGGCGTCGGCGATGGAGGTGGGGGGAGTGGTGCCCGCCTCGACGGCCTCGATGAAGGCCGACAGCTCCAGGCGGTAGGCGTCGGCGTAGCGCTCGAGGAAGAAGTCCAGGTAGGGCTCCTGGGCGTCGGTGACCTCGGCATTGGACAGGCGCACCGTGGTGGGGCGGATGTTCTCGGCGAAGAGCGCCCCCTCGCGGCCCGAGGCCTCCAGGCGCTGGTCGTAGCCCGAGGAGCAGTGCCGGTTGTTGATGATCGTGGCCACCGCCCCCGAGGCGGCGCGCAGCGTCACCACGGCGGCGTCGAAGTCCCCGGTCTCCTTGATGGCCGGGTCCAGGTTCTGGCCCATGGCGTGGACCTCGACGATGTCGCCCAGGAAGAAGCGAGCGGTGTCGAAGTCGTGGATGGTCATGTCCCGGAAGATGCCGCCGGAGACCTTGATGTACTCCACCGGCGGGGCGGCGGGGTCGCGGCTGATGATGGTCAGCTGCTCCAGCTCCCCGATCTTGCCCGCCTCCACCGCGGCGCGCACCGCGGCGAAGCTCGGGTCGAAGCGCCGGTTGAAGCCGAACATGACCGGGGTGGTCACCGCGTCGAGCTCGGCGCGGGCCGCCTCGACGTCCTTCATGTCCAGGGCGATGGGCTTCTCGCACAGGACCGCCTTGCCGGCCTTGGCGGCGGCCAGGAGGTGGGGGATGTGGAAGGGCGTGGGCGAGCCCACGATGACGGCGTCGACCTTGGGGTCGGCGAAGACGTCCTCGGCCTGGGTGCATGAGCGGGCACCGTAGGTCTGCGCCAGGGCGGTGGCGGCCTCCTCGATGGGGTCGCAGACCAGGGCGAGCTC
This genomic interval carries:
- a CDS encoding Gfo/Idh/MocA family protein → MSTSTATPLSVAVIGAGMAGTTHANAWRQVGTVYDLGLPPVRLAAIADAYEPFATDAAERYGYEKAVTDWRDIADDPSIDIVSIVVGNALHREIAEALIKAGKHVLCEKPLADTLESARAMAEAEKQAGVVTATGFTFRRNASVAKLAELVSTGHLGEVNHFDARYWCDYGADPQTPMAWRYKGPMGSGALGDVGSHLIDTAETICGPLVSVSGAAMMTSIKERPVAKGHVTRGTALDTADAVYEEVENDDVATFTARFASGAVGTFSCSRVAWGLPNSLMVDVLGSKGRASWDLARCGEIKIDDVASPAGLGGARRVLVGPDFPYYARGSSMAVAGVGLSQIEQFTYQAHAFLQQVAGVTEGALPPCATFADGYREMLIADAVARSAASGGAEVDLTDLPI
- a CDS encoding LacI family DNA-binding transcriptional regulator; translated protein: MGTHAATQSDVARAAGVSRSLVSLALSGSPKVARQTRERIQQVAAELGYRVNVAASSLARQSSTIIGLVLPNLRNAFFERLARCLGEAAAARGLTLFVTVGAEQPEVLHQAIESLLGVRVAGIILVSPWLIDDDLLAIAEETPVCLVGRRSPGGRVDAVHVDEEAAAGLVVRHLQEQGAQTIGYVSPRVTDQASRHDREVALRRAGTEAGVPVVVQGCGEDAGPAVRQMLQVRPEPLGLVIHNDVFAIDAVPVLREAERQTRSRVALVSYDNTYLAQREEFSLTSVNQPEEIMAGRAIELLCERAGIGGPAAPDAPARTVVLPPELVVRSSSLGREPLTAPATPPTPAPR
- a CDS encoding MFS transporter: MTAPPTDLTRAEIEDLVEKTPPSGKRRSVGFVALIATLGSLLFGYDTGVISGALPYMYLPHGAGGMHLNSTEEGLVGATLLGGCALGAFFGGRLSDQYGRRHNILLLAVVFFIGAMGCTFSPNIWVLYIARFILGLAVGGASATVPVYLAETAPKSIRGTLVGIDQLMIVTGQFLAFAMNAGIARLSGGPEATVTAVEGQQTITVDGQATVVEVGQTYSWDALKAVSDYVTVDGGNGETWRYMLVICSIPAIALWLGMRMMPESSRWHAANYHYAKAIADLKRVRKEDDDIAGEIDEMIEVNRREATQEQWTLARCFSTRWTRRVLIIGVLVGVFNQTTGVNTMMYYAPKILQNAGFGTEAAITLTVLTGVASVIGSSLGLWLLLRFSRRAVLIGGTVGLTVMLWVMTALFLFGINPHLDEAGNVLSTMPALIPYLVVVVIIVYMLFMQGGNAPGTWVIMSELFPARMRGAAMGFAVLCLWVVNAIITFLFPIMMDKLGPVATYLIFSIINVVAVIYMIRRVPETKYSSLEELEEEFQQRYA
- a CDS encoding transglutaminase-like domain-containing protein; translation: MDPHLRETRLLDLPAVEPLVRERRWRELAVSERIGAVYDFVRELPFGYNARDDLPASRVLADGYGQCNTKTILLMALLRAAGVPCRLHGATIHKSLQRGVVTGLAYRLAPDSIVHTWAEVRIGERWTGLEGVICDPAYLDGVRRLTGVTGEFLGFAVGTDSLADPPVNWCGTDTAIQQTGINRDFGTFDSPDDFYARHGINLSGIQSWVYQHLVRHLMNRRVARIRASHR
- a CDS encoding AraC family transcriptional regulator, producing MGRPEPWSGGLDLLPGAVVYRGPGGVAHWHQHLAIQVIVASGGPCEVETSDGLTEVPVGETLMVPSGQRHRLSCQGELTLLLVEPYGPRGRRVGGLPTAPADVPVSGTPADVVEAIIGRAKPVDLSPAVDAALRHLDEHASGPDASLASLSRAARAAHLSPSRLTHRFTAEVGIPFRRYALWVRLRTAVEAIARGAGLADAAAHSGFSDGAHLSRVFRRNVGLPPSQLLRMTTSVDNWP
- the iolE gene encoding myo-inosose-2 dehydratase → MSFTLDPATAIKDPNGISWGMHPISWRNDDIPEVGAWNTLEDMLLDLADTGYAGTECAGFFPPKEEVKAAADARGIRIVAQWFSSFIVRDGIDAVVPDFTATCEYLQFLGATRVVVSEQTGSVQGKRDVCIFENKPVLSDEEWPVLAEGLNRLGEIAQSHGLELVYHHHLGTVVQTKEETIRLMEATDPALVSLLFDTGHAFVGDGDVMGLLRATIERIKHVHFKDVRPEKMEESRQAQRSFLDSFLAGMFTVPGDGTIDFTEPYRFLVDHGYRDWILVEAEQDPAIANPLTYARIARNYLEDTLFAS
- a CDS encoding Gfo/Idh/MocA family protein — its product is MTEQDGRKSLGVGVVSLGWMGRLHTRSYKAVRERFPELGVTPRLVAAADPVDEIRDAALHELGFERAYADYHELLADPEVEVVSICAPNFLHEEIALAAIEAGKPFWIEKPMGTSAAQSRRVAQAAEAAGLATAVGFNYRHTPAIEYLRELVRDGALGRITNVRVWLIADYNSSPHSPLTWRASREKAGAGVISDLMSHGADLAQYVVGRIASVSAMTDTFITQRPIPTKVGFGHSGFEIGEETGPVENEDYVAMLVRFEGGAVGTMESSRVSVGPRAEYVIEVYGTSGSARWNFERLNELEICPVADGGAIHGYTRAMAGPQWGQWQRFQPAIGTSMGFDDMKCVEAAQFLRSVLNGEQLAPSAADAWCAAEVDEAAVASAADGQWHDVPRVQGRTTFDA
- a CDS encoding LacI family DNA-binding transcriptional regulator, which encodes MTIATVAARTGRSISTVSAALNGQAGVAASTRAQILQAAQELGYSADPRARMLRQRHTGLIGASFAVDQAFQGLIVDGLYRASSELGHSLVLAASTPHRGVAQGLEGLLSERCEGLVLIDPDASDPVLTAAARRAQTVLICRDTSLEDVDEVNSRDDVGVTALVDHLVMTGRRAIVHVDGARQTSAAPRVRIYSRAMTEHGLGDQVRVLPGGADEESGARAVCALMEGEGPLPEALLCFNDHCAVGALMELRRRGVRVPQEVAVTGYDGIPLTGASSFSLTTVRQEAGVLAEVAVRALLARTHPERAGQMPAGVVRRERELGGSTYSVMPSLLIRDTTAPRHA
- the iolG gene encoding inositol 2-dehydrogenase codes for the protein MLRIAVIGAGRIGQVHAKTIAAHPQAELALVCDPIEEAATALAQTYGARSCTQAEDVFADPKVDAVIVGSPTPFHIPHLLAAAKAGKAVLCEKPIALDMKDVEAARAELDAVTTPVMFGFNRRFDPSFAAVRAAVEAGKIGELEQLTIISRDPAAPPVEYIKVSGGIFRDMTIHDFDTARFFLGDIVEVHAMGQNLDPAIKETGDFDAAVVTLRAASGAVATIINNRHCSSGYDQRLEASGREGALFAENIRPTTVRLSNAEVTDAQEPYLDFFLERYADAYRLELSAFIEAVEAGTTPPTSIADAVEALRLAEAATESATTGQPVRLS